The genomic segment AGGCAACCGTCGATCTGCTATACCGCGCGCCGCTCTGGCTGCCGAACCGGCATGTGCAGACCATCGTTCCGTCGCTGTTCGCGCGCCGGCCATCGGTGTCGTTCCGGCGTGAACGCTGGGACACGCCCGACGGCGACTTCATCGATCTCGACTGGGTCGTGCATGACAGCCTGGCTGTGTCCGCGCCGCCGGTTCCCGCGCCCGACGCTCCCCTCTTCGTGCTGTTTCACGGTCTCGAAGGCAGTTCGGCGTCGCATTATGCTGCGTCGTTGATGTCGGCCGCGCAGCAGTACGGCTGGCACGGCGTCGTCCCGCACTTTCGCAGTTGCAGCGGTTCGCTAAACCGCCTGCCGCGCTTCTACCATCTCGCCGACAGCGCCGAAGTCGATTGGGTGCTGCGACGCCTGCGCGCCATGCATCGCGGGCCGATCGTCGCGGCAGGCGTGTCGCTCGGCGGCAACGTGCTGCTGCGCTGGCTTGGCGAGCAGCGCGACGGGGCCGCGTCGGTGGTCTCGGCGGCTGCCGCGATTTCGGCGCCGATCGACGTGCATGCCGGTGGCCGCGCGTTGTCGCAGGGCTTTGGCCTCGTCTACACGCGCAGTTTCCTGAAAACGCTCAAACGCAAAGCCGAGCAGAAGCTGGCCCAGTTTCCGGGTCTGTTCGACCGTGACGCGATGCTGGCGAGCCGCACGATGTACGAGTTCGACAACGTGGTGACCGCGCCGCTGCACGGTTTTCGCGATACCGACGATTACTGGAGCACCGCGACCACGCGCCCGCTGCTGCCGCACATCGAAGTGCCGACGCTCGTGCTGAACGCGCGCAACGATCCGTTCCTGCCGGCCGAGGCGTTGCCGTCGCCGCGGGAGGTGTCGGCGGCGGTGGAACTCGATCAACCCGAGCACGGCGGCCACGCCGGCTTTATGACCGGGCCGTTCCCGGGCCGTATCGACTGGCTGTCGCGGCGCGTGTTCGGTTATCTGGAGCGGCACATCGATCATGGATGACATCGTCAGGCAGGCATTGGCCAAGTGGCCGAACGTTCCCAGTTGCACCGGCTGGCTGATGCTGGACCGGCGCGGCAACTGGCGCATGCGCGACGAAGCGGCTCAGGCGAGCGGCTCGCCGGGCACGCCGATCCGGCACGACGCATTGCTCGGCTTCATCAACCGGAATTACGATGCCGACGAGCATGGGCAGTGGTATTTCCAGAATGGGCCGCAGCGGGTGTATGTCGAGTTGGGGTACACGCCGTGGGTGGTGCGACTGTCGGCGGATGCCGATGGCGCGCTCACGTTGCGGGACCAGGCGGGCGGCGCGTTCGAACCGGCCGCCGTGTTCGTCGATGAAGAAGGCGGGATTCTGTTTGGCGACGTTCAGGCGCCAGCCAGAATCGCCGTGTTGCACGATCACGATCTGGACATCTTCTCCGAACACGCCACGCTCGCCGACGATTCGTTGGGCGGCGAATTCCACTGGAACGGGCAAACCAGCCTGCCGCTGCATTCCGTGCGACGAGCGGATGTCGCCGAACGGTTCGGGTTCGTGGCGAGTCCGGCAGCGCGGGTTTGAGAGTTTGTCCGCTTGGGGTGGCACCGGTCGGGCGAACCTGTGCCCGGACCCCGTA from the Paraburkholderia fungorum genome contains:
- a CDS encoding hydrolase; translation: MSSTPNKPLSSGTARAVAEAAVEATVDLLYRAPLWLPNRHVQTIVPSLFARRPSVSFRRERWDTPDGDFIDLDWVVHDSLAVSAPPVPAPDAPLFVLFHGLEGSSASHYAASLMSAAQQYGWHGVVPHFRSCSGSLNRLPRFYHLADSAEVDWVLRRLRAMHRGPIVAAGVSLGGNVLLRWLGEQRDGAASVVSAAAAISAPIDVHAGGRALSQGFGLVYTRSFLKTLKRKAEQKLAQFPGLFDRDAMLASRTMYEFDNVVTAPLHGFRDTDDYWSTATTRPLLPHIEVPTLVLNARNDPFLPAEALPSPREVSAAVELDQPEHGGHAGFMTGPFPGRIDWLSRRVFGYLERHIDHG
- a CDS encoding DUF2946 family protein; this translates as MDDIVRQALAKWPNVPSCTGWLMLDRRGNWRMRDEAAQASGSPGTPIRHDALLGFINRNYDADEHGQWYFQNGPQRVYVELGYTPWVVRLSADADGALTLRDQAGGAFEPAAVFVDEEGGILFGDVQAPARIAVLHDHDLDIFSEHATLADDSLGGEFHWNGQTSLPLHSVRRADVAERFGFVASPAARV